From Microlunatus capsulatus, a single genomic window includes:
- a CDS encoding carbohydrate ABC transporter permease, whose product MTATLQAPTTSGATAPEKRKRTGTRRRLPFGKTFATFILVPICGLMVFPFVWLLLTSLRPQNTVFSGPFFPESLTGAAYPKAWTSIEFPLHFWNSLWITSVTVAGVLVFATLSGYAFAKLDFPFKNTLYLLLLTTLMMPSTALIIPLYLQLKNLGLLDTQSGLLVLYISGSAPFSMFLMRAFFQTLPDELVEAARVDGSSELTIFLRVILPLARPGIATVVIFQFLQTWNEFLMANTVLQDTDKLPLQPVLFSLTGQYSTDWPTLTAGLTLSIIPVVVVYVRMQNQFVAGMTLGAVK is encoded by the coding sequence GTGACCGCGACCCTGCAGGCCCCGACCACCTCCGGCGCCACCGCGCCGGAGAAGCGGAAGCGGACCGGCACCCGGCGTCGGCTGCCCTTCGGCAAGACGTTCGCCACCTTCATCCTGGTGCCGATCTGCGGGCTGATGGTGTTCCCGTTCGTCTGGCTGCTGCTCACCTCGTTGCGGCCGCAGAACACCGTGTTCTCCGGGCCGTTCTTCCCGGAGTCGCTGACCGGGGCGGCCTACCCGAAGGCCTGGACCTCGATCGAGTTCCCGCTGCACTTCTGGAACAGCCTCTGGATCACCTCGGTGACCGTGGCCGGGGTGCTGGTCTTCGCCACCCTCAGCGGGTACGCGTTCGCCAAGCTGGACTTCCCGTTCAAGAACACGCTCTACCTGCTGCTGCTGACCACGCTGATGATGCCGTCGACGGCGCTGATCATCCCGCTCTACCTGCAGCTGAAGAACCTCGGGCTGCTCGACACCCAGTCGGGCCTGCTGGTCCTCTACATCTCGGGGTCGGCGCCCTTCTCGATGTTCCTCATGCGGGCGTTCTTCCAGACCCTGCCGGACGAGCTGGTCGAGGCGGCCCGGGTGGACGGCTCCAGCGAGCTGACGATCTTCCTCCGGGTGATCCTGCCGCTGGCGCGCCCGGGCATCGCCACCGTCGTGATCTTCCAGTTCCTGCAGACCTGGAACGAGTTCCTGATGGCCAACACGGTCCTGCAGGACACCGACAAGCTGCCCCTGCAGCCGGTGCTGTTCAGCCTCACCGGGCAGTACTCCACCGACTGGCCGACGCTGACGGCCGGCCTGACGCTGTCGATCATCCCCGTGGTGGTCGTCTACGTCCGGATGCAGAACCAGTTCGTCGCCGGCATGACCCTCGGCGCGGTCAAGTAG
- a CDS encoding VOC family protein — MPIQNVIINSTDVARSVAFYTEFLDAAVVGEATAEHAVLDLVTATLELRSVPAADSTWVADDLQRGFRHVGFKVDRVDPRAEVLKAAGVPFHLDPLNAEGGVRICFFYDPDGTLLELVEGDLQYAQVLDADGVAAERALGVPERPRFDHVAVTVDDRAATDAFYAPLGFSFIGTIEQPHDPRGFSIGYLKSGATVLEVFTYEAAKQTRSPQPDAPGFGWAQLAGTAPTAGVTTVDNTSGAAVLADADGFLFATTDGPAA; from the coding sequence ATGCCCATCCAGAACGTGATCATCAACAGCACCGACGTCGCGCGCTCGGTCGCCTTCTACACCGAGTTCCTCGACGCCGCCGTGGTCGGCGAGGCCACCGCCGAGCACGCCGTCCTCGACCTCGTCACCGCCACCCTCGAGCTGCGCTCCGTGCCCGCCGCGGACAGCACCTGGGTCGCCGACGACCTGCAGCGGGGCTTCCGCCACGTCGGGTTCAAGGTCGACCGGGTCGACCCGCGGGCCGAGGTCCTCAAGGCCGCCGGGGTCCCCTTCCACCTCGACCCGCTGAACGCCGAGGGCGGCGTGCGGATCTGCTTCTTCTACGACCCGGACGGCACGCTGCTCGAGCTCGTCGAGGGCGACCTGCAGTACGCGCAGGTCCTCGACGCCGACGGCGTGGCCGCCGAGCGCGCCCTGGGCGTGCCCGAGCGCCCGCGCTTCGACCACGTCGCCGTGACCGTCGACGACCGGGCCGCCACCGACGCCTTCTACGCGCCGCTGGGCTTCTCCTTCATCGGCACCATCGAGCAGCCCCACGACCCCCGGGGGTTCAGCATCGGCTACCTGAAGTCGGGCGCTACCGTGCTCGAGGTGTTCACCTACGAGGCCGCCAAGCAGACCCGCAGCCCGCAGCCCGACGCCCCCGGCTTCGGCTGGGCGCAGCTGGCCGGCACCGCCCCGACCGCCGGCGTGACCACGGTCGACAACACCTCGGGGGCGGCCGTGCTGGCCGACGCCGACGGCTTCCTGTTCGCCACCACCGACGGCCCGGCCGCGTGA
- a CDS encoding aldo/keto reductase: MTAPGSDDWVRPLGSTGLSVTAVTVGGAPLGSMPENFGHEVAYDDGVALAAYVLDSPVRVLDTSNGYSGGESERRIGAAVAARGGLPADFLVATKVDAKGRDYSGARVRASVAESQERLGVDQLPLVYLHDPEFHDFDELAGPGGAVETLMALRDEGVIGHVGLAGGTSQEMQRYLALGGFEVLLVHNRWTLVDRSATELVAQAEDLGVALVNAAVYGGGLLAKPGSTTKYGYREASPVTLAAVEAMRGVCAEHGTDLATAALQASVRDPRVSTTVVGLSRPARLDALIEALRVELDDSLFDALEALRPPREHWLDSQPS, from the coding sequence GTGACCGCGCCCGGGAGCGACGACTGGGTCCGGCCGCTCGGCTCCACCGGGCTGTCGGTGACGGCGGTGACCGTCGGGGGTGCGCCGCTGGGCAGCATGCCCGAGAACTTCGGGCACGAGGTCGCCTACGACGACGGCGTCGCCCTGGCGGCGTACGTGCTGGACTCCCCCGTCCGGGTCCTCGACACCTCCAACGGCTACAGCGGTGGCGAGAGCGAGCGCCGGATCGGCGCGGCCGTCGCGGCCCGCGGCGGGCTGCCGGCGGACTTCCTGGTCGCCACCAAGGTCGACGCGAAGGGCCGGGACTACTCCGGCGCCCGCGTCCGGGCCAGCGTCGCCGAGTCCCAGGAGCGGCTCGGCGTGGACCAGCTGCCGCTGGTCTACCTGCACGACCCCGAGTTCCACGACTTCGACGAGCTGGCGGGCCCCGGCGGCGCCGTCGAGACCCTGATGGCGCTGCGCGACGAGGGCGTGATCGGCCACGTCGGGCTGGCGGGCGGCACCTCCCAGGAGATGCAGCGCTACCTCGCCCTCGGCGGCTTCGAGGTGCTCCTGGTGCACAACCGCTGGACCCTCGTCGACCGCAGCGCGACCGAGCTGGTGGCCCAGGCCGAGGACCTCGGCGTCGCGCTGGTCAACGCCGCCGTCTACGGCGGCGGCCTGCTGGCCAAGCCCGGCAGCACCACCAAGTACGGCTACCGCGAGGCCAGCCCGGTGACCCTGGCCGCCGTCGAGGCCATGCGCGGCGTCTGCGCCGAGCACGGCACGGACCTGGCCACCGCCGCCCTGCAGGCCTCGGTCCGCGACCCGCGGGTGAGCACGACCGTGGTCGGGCTCAGCCGGCCCGCCCGGCTGGACGCGCTGATCGAGGCCCTGCGCGTCGAGCTCGACGACAGCCTCTTCGACGCGCTCGAGGCGCTCCGCCCCCCGCGCGAGCACTGGCTGGACTCCCAGCCCTCCTGA
- a CDS encoding GH1 family beta-glucosidase: protein MTTPTQLPADFVWGTATASYQIEGAVAEDGRGPSIWDTFARTAGKISDGTVGDVADDHYHRYAEDIALMASLGFNAYRFSIAWPRIQATGTGPASQAGLDFYRRIAETCHEHGITPWATLYHWDLPQALEDQGGWLNLDTAAAFRDYAALTHDALGDVIQHWITLNEPWCSAFLGYGNGVHAPGKQVGTDAFKAAHHLLLGHGLAMNAMRESRHTDSVLGITLNLYSVRPASDSELDHEAARRTDGIGNRFFLDPVLTGSYPSDVLLDAGLSDWFEERSGDLDVIHVPVDFMGINYYSRHTAAGPEDGVFADPSVPSASPGSERVQHVDTGADKTFMGWEIHPDGLVDVVAMVAERSGDLPIYITENGAAYDDQVGADGQVDDEERRHYFELHTGACADAVAQGLPLRGYFAWSFMDNWEWAFGLSRRFGLVHVDYDTQVRTVKKSGAWFRDFLAAQQQA, encoded by the coding sequence ATGACCACCCCCACCCAGCTGCCCGCCGACTTCGTCTGGGGCACCGCCACCGCGTCGTACCAGATCGAGGGCGCCGTCGCCGAGGACGGCCGCGGCCCCAGCATCTGGGACACCTTCGCCCGCACGGCCGGGAAGATCTCCGACGGCACCGTCGGCGACGTGGCCGACGACCACTACCACCGCTACGCCGAGGACATCGCGCTGATGGCCTCGCTCGGCTTCAACGCCTACCGCTTCTCCATCGCCTGGCCGCGCATCCAGGCGACGGGCACCGGCCCGGCCAGCCAGGCCGGGCTGGACTTCTACCGCCGGATCGCCGAGACCTGCCACGAGCACGGCATCACCCCGTGGGCGACGCTCTACCACTGGGACCTGCCGCAGGCGCTGGAGGACCAGGGCGGCTGGCTGAACCTCGACACCGCGGCCGCCTTCCGCGACTACGCGGCGCTGACCCACGACGCGCTGGGCGACGTCATCCAGCACTGGATCACCCTCAACGAGCCGTGGTGCTCGGCCTTCCTCGGCTACGGCAACGGCGTGCACGCGCCCGGGAAGCAGGTGGGCACGGACGCTTTCAAGGCCGCGCACCACCTGCTGCTCGGCCACGGCCTGGCGATGAACGCGATGCGGGAGAGCCGGCACACGGACTCGGTGCTGGGCATCACGCTGAACCTCTACTCGGTGCGCCCCGCCTCGGACTCCGAGCTGGACCACGAGGCCGCCCGCCGCACCGACGGCATCGGCAACCGCTTCTTCCTCGACCCGGTGCTCACGGGCTCCTACCCGAGCGACGTGCTGCTGGACGCCGGGCTCAGCGACTGGTTCGAGGAGCGCAGCGGGGACCTCGACGTCATCCACGTGCCCGTCGACTTCATGGGCATCAACTACTACAGCCGGCACACCGCGGCCGGCCCGGAGGACGGCGTCTTCGCCGACCCGTCGGTGCCCAGCGCCTCACCGGGCAGCGAGCGCGTCCAGCACGTCGACACCGGCGCCGACAAGACGTTCATGGGCTGGGAGATCCACCCCGACGGCCTGGTCGACGTCGTCGCCATGGTGGCCGAGCGCTCGGGCGACCTGCCGATCTACATCACCGAGAACGGTGCGGCCTACGACGACCAGGTGGGCGCCGACGGCCAGGTCGACGACGAGGAGCGGCGGCACTACTTCGAGCTGCACACCGGCGCCTGCGCCGACGCGGTGGCCCAGGGCCTCCCGCTGCGCGGCTACTTCGCCTGGAGCTTCATGGACAACTGGGAGTGGGCCTTCGGCCTCAGCCGCCGCTTCGGGCTGGTCCACGTCGACTACGACACCCAGGTCCGCACGGTGAAGAAGAGCGGCGCCTGGTTCCGCGACTTCCTCGCGGCGCAGCAGCAGGCCTGA
- a CDS encoding ROK family transcriptional regulator, with the protein MAKHLKGATAVETHSAILDLIRSSGVVSRIELADRSGLTGASISRIVKQLLTEGLIAEVGFGDRTGGKRRTLLQLNARSRHAVGVSLDFASITYLVTDLAGEVIARLDADGIGHDTPGVVIPRVAAELEGLVGSAGVDRSTVMGIGMAVAGRQDTAHQVLRGNPQSEDWELFDLEETLSTATDLPVVVENDSTCAAIGEFWVGRIPASADFATVYMATGFGLGLVTKGDIYRGSSSNVGEIGHMVLDVNGPPCWCGSQGCLEMLAAPARIVERALEQPGLAAELGLQGDRATVRQDAERVARAAAADHEQALPVIEESAFYLSRALVSVTNLLDLDQIILAGPGFGAAGEIYLRRIWQDLERLSFVRAVHPTKIGLSRSSDISAALGAASLVLHSRLTPHQTSSRLALAVH; encoded by the coding sequence GTGGCCAAGCACCTGAAGGGCGCGACGGCGGTCGAGACCCACAGCGCGATCCTCGACCTCATCCGCTCCAGCGGCGTCGTCAGCCGGATCGAGCTCGCCGACCGCTCCGGGCTCACCGGGGCGTCCATCTCCCGCATCGTCAAGCAGCTGCTGACCGAGGGCCTGATCGCCGAGGTCGGGTTCGGCGACCGCACCGGCGGCAAGCGGCGCACCCTGCTGCAGCTGAACGCCCGGTCCCGGCACGCCGTCGGGGTCTCGCTGGACTTCGCCAGCATCACCTACCTCGTCACCGACCTGGCGGGGGAGGTGATCGCCCGGCTCGACGCCGACGGGATCGGCCACGACACCCCCGGCGTCGTGATCCCGCGGGTCGCCGCCGAGCTGGAGGGCCTGGTCGGCTCCGCCGGCGTCGACCGGAGCACGGTGATGGGCATCGGGATGGCGGTCGCCGGCCGTCAGGACACCGCCCACCAGGTGCTCCGCGGCAACCCGCAGTCGGAGGACTGGGAGCTCTTCGACCTCGAGGAGACGCTGAGCACGGCCACCGACCTGCCCGTCGTGGTCGAGAACGACTCCACCTGCGCCGCGATCGGGGAGTTCTGGGTGGGCCGCATCCCGGCCTCGGCGGACTTCGCCACCGTCTACATGGCCACCGGCTTCGGCCTCGGCCTGGTCACCAAGGGCGACATCTACCGGGGCTCGTCCTCCAACGTCGGCGAGATCGGCCACATGGTCCTCGACGTCAACGGCCCGCCGTGCTGGTGCGGCAGCCAGGGCTGCCTGGAGATGCTCGCGGCCCCCGCCCGGATCGTCGAGCGGGCGCTGGAGCAGCCCGGCCTGGCCGCCGAGCTGGGCCTGCAGGGGGACCGGGCCACCGTCCGGCAGGACGCCGAGCGCGTCGCCCGGGCCGCGGCCGCCGACCACGAGCAGGCGCTCCCGGTCATCGAGGAGTCGGCGTTCTACCTGTCCCGCGCGCTGGTCTCGGTGACCAACCTGCTGGACCTCGACCAGATCATCCTGGCCGGTCCGGGCTTCGGGGCGGCGGGGGAGATCTACCTGCGCCGCATCTGGCAGGACCTGGAGCGGCTCAGCTTCGTCCGCGCCGTGCACCCGACCAAGATCGGGCTGTCCCGGTCCAGCGACATCTCCGCGGCCCTGGGGGCCGCGTCGCTCGTGCTGCACAGCCGGCTGACGCCGCACCAGACGTCGAGCCGGCTGGCCCTCGCCGTCCACTGA
- a CDS encoding VOC family protein: protein MSGPGADRPRLRVSHVNLGCRDVPALLAFYQRLLSWEVEESSAEWAVLRDPAGGVALAFQAEPHHVPPVWPPRGPEDQQMQLHLEIEVEDLAAASAHAESCGAPASAFQPQDDVRVHVDPAGHPFCLYLG, encoded by the coding sequence GTGAGCGGGCCGGGGGCTGACCGGCCACGGCTCCGCGTCAGCCACGTCAACCTCGGCTGCCGCGACGTCCCGGCGCTGCTGGCCTTCTACCAGCGGCTGCTGAGCTGGGAGGTCGAGGAGTCCTCGGCGGAGTGGGCGGTGCTGCGCGACCCGGCCGGCGGCGTCGCCCTGGCCTTCCAGGCCGAGCCCCACCACGTCCCGCCGGTCTGGCCGCCCCGCGGCCCCGAGGACCAGCAGATGCAGCTGCACCTGGAGATCGAGGTCGAGGACCTCGCGGCGGCCAGCGCGCACGCGGAGTCCTGCGGAGCGCCGGCCAGCGCCTTCCAGCCCCAGGACGACGTCCGCGTGCACGTCGACCCGGCGGGCCACCCCTTCTGCCTGTACCTCGGCTGA
- a CDS encoding J-domain-containing protein yields MERYESWVDRQVREAQERGEFDDLPGAGRPIPGVAKHDPNWWVKGLIEREKISAPLPPGLALRREVEQLPTALAGVRDEAAARELVEDLNQRILDLRRRPPEAGVPVVVPTVDVEAALQRWRASR; encoded by the coding sequence ATGGAGCGGTACGAGAGCTGGGTGGACCGCCAGGTCCGCGAGGCGCAGGAGCGCGGGGAGTTCGACGACCTGCCCGGGGCCGGTCGTCCCATCCCCGGGGTGGCGAAGCACGACCCGAACTGGTGGGTCAAGGGCCTGATCGAGCGCGAGAAGATCTCCGCCCCGCTGCCGCCGGGCCTGGCGCTGCGCCGGGAGGTCGAGCAGCTGCCGACGGCGCTGGCCGGCGTCCGCGACGAGGCCGCGGCCCGCGAGCTGGTCGAGGACCTCAACCAGCGGATCCTCGACCTCCGCCGGCGCCCGCCCGAGGCCGGCGTCCCGGTGGTCGTGCCGACGGTCGACGTCGAGGCGGCCCTGCAGCGCTGGCGGGCGTCGCGGTGA
- a CDS encoding YidH family protein — protein sequence MTETGADRRWPRGVYGVGDEPDPRFSFANERTFLAWVRTALGFVAAGVALAAVGRLGGGLGVEARVAALLLVLAGLVCGVGALVRWARNERALRLGEPLPSSALLLAVTGIVVLAAAVALVLVTFA from the coding sequence GTGACGGAGACGGGTGCGGACCGGCGGTGGCCGCGGGGCGTCTACGGCGTCGGCGACGAGCCGGACCCCCGCTTCAGCTTCGCCAACGAGCGCACCTTCCTGGCCTGGGTGCGCACCGCGCTGGGGTTCGTCGCGGCCGGGGTGGCGCTGGCCGCCGTCGGCCGGCTGGGCGGCGGGCTCGGCGTCGAGGCCCGGGTGGCCGCCCTGCTGCTCGTCCTCGCCGGCCTGGTCTGCGGCGTCGGCGCCCTGGTCCGCTGGGCCCGCAACGAGCGGGCGCTCCGGCTGGGCGAGCCGCTGCCGTCGTCGGCCCTGCTGCTGGCGGTCACGGGCATCGTCGTGCTGGCGGCCGCCGTCGCGCTCGTCCTGGTCACGTTCGCGTGA
- a CDS encoding DUF202 domain-containing protein, which produces MRSGAAGRGPWDPGLQSERTALAWQRTLLSGLACSLVVARLLALVSWPAAVVAGIAAVVTTAALGVLARRRFRRNDDAVRQRRPLADARAPLLLSVLVVLTALGAAVVVLGSGPQS; this is translated from the coding sequence GTGAGGTCGGGGGCCGCCGGTCGCGGCCCCTGGGACCCGGGCCTGCAGAGCGAGCGGACGGCGCTGGCCTGGCAGCGGACCCTGCTCTCGGGCCTGGCCTGCTCGCTGGTGGTGGCCCGGCTGCTGGCGCTGGTGTCCTGGCCGGCCGCGGTGGTCGCGGGCATCGCCGCGGTGGTGACGACGGCGGCGCTGGGCGTGCTGGCCCGCCGCCGGTTCCGCCGCAACGACGACGCGGTCCGGCAGCGCCGCCCGCTCGCCGACGCACGGGCGCCGCTGCTGCTCAGCGTCCTCGTCGTGCTGACGGCCCTCGGGGCCGCCGTCGTGGTGCTGGGCTCGGGCCCTCAGTCGTAG
- a CDS encoding metallopeptidase family protein, which yields MTVTMEAPEFEALVQQALDEVPDELLALVENCVILVEDAPPPDLAGLLGLYDGVPLTERGEFYAGVLPDRILIYRLPILAICDTHEDVVEEVHVTVVHEIAHHFGIDDDRLHELGYD from the coding sequence GTGACGGTGACGATGGAGGCGCCGGAGTTCGAGGCGCTGGTCCAGCAGGCCCTCGACGAGGTGCCCGACGAGCTGCTGGCGCTGGTCGAGAACTGCGTGATCCTCGTGGAGGACGCCCCGCCCCCGGACCTCGCCGGGCTGCTCGGGCTCTACGACGGGGTGCCGCTCACCGAGCGCGGCGAGTTCTACGCCGGCGTGCTGCCGGACCGCATCCTCATCTACCGGCTGCCGATCCTCGCGATCTGCGACACCCACGAGGACGTCGTCGAGGAGGTGCACGTCACCGTCGTGCACGAGATCGCCCACCACTTCGGCATCGACGACGACCGGCTGCACGAGCTCGGCTACGACTGA
- a CDS encoding Pr6Pr family membrane protein, whose translation MRSTSAARLSHGLTALVAAFALVAQLVLTASGAATLVEVDPPGLGERLFHLVSYFTILSNVLVLVTCAAAARDPRVDGPVWRVLRLDAVVAITITGVVHWFLLRPLLDLEGWSYAVDKLLHVVVPLLTVLGWVLFGPRRRVTRRVVLLALIYPFAWLFYTLVVGAVTGWYPYPFLDVGENGAVAVTVAALGIAVFLFLLSALVWWLDRVLGPAPRPAPEAAR comes from the coding sequence ATGAGGTCGACGTCCGCGGCACGCCTGTCCCACGGCCTCACGGCCCTCGTCGCGGCGTTCGCCCTGGTCGCCCAGCTGGTGCTGACCGCCAGCGGCGCCGCGACGCTGGTCGAGGTCGACCCGCCGGGGCTGGGGGAGCGGCTGTTCCACCTGGTCAGCTACTTCACGATCCTGTCCAACGTCCTGGTGCTGGTGACCTGCGCGGCCGCCGCGCGCGACCCGCGGGTCGACGGCCCGGTGTGGCGGGTGCTGCGGCTGGACGCCGTCGTCGCCATCACCATCACCGGCGTCGTGCACTGGTTCCTGCTGCGCCCGCTGCTGGACCTGGAGGGGTGGTCCTACGCGGTGGACAAGCTGCTGCACGTGGTCGTGCCGCTGCTGACGGTGCTGGGCTGGGTGCTGTTCGGGCCGCGGCGCCGGGTGACCCGGCGGGTGGTGCTGCTGGCCCTCATCTACCCCTTCGCCTGGCTGTTCTACACGCTGGTGGTGGGCGCGGTCACCGGTTGGTACCCCTACCCGTTCCTCGACGTCGGCGAGAACGGGGCGGTCGCCGTGACGGTCGCCGCGCTCGGCATCGCCGTCTTCCTCTTCCTCCTCTCGGCGCTGGTCTGGTGGCTCGACCGGGTCCTCGGCCCGGCCCCGCGCCCGGCCCCGGAGGCCGCCCGGTGA
- a CDS encoding SH3 domain-containing protein has product MHVIRAGLRTGARLLVCTALLVGLVGTAPASAVSTATTTEALNVRSGPGTTYRVLGTLRDGQRVTTLSTSGGWTRIEFRDAKAYVAAKYLRTTAATPVVATPSVAAGSLRATTTAVNVRTGAGTSHAVLRVLAGGTRVTMTGRTADGFAEVVLGSRKGWVASTYLKATTGVPAVVGTRVATAALDIRSTAADEYTRIAEVKKGTKLSITGAVANGRAQVVYAKAARWVTAKYLAAPTADQPAVPGLPRVTGTRYATATLDIRSTSADSYTAVGEVPRGTALSITGVVVDGRMQIIWNKAARWVTAKYLATSRPSVDNGAGAGVERGLKPNAVKVHRAARLQFPQITTYYGVRADSIPDHPSGRALDLMIPSYTSSGGKALGGEVAAWARTNARALGIQYVIWNQRIWNIQRDKEGWRPMADRGGDSANHKNHVHITVYG; this is encoded by the coding sequence ATGCACGTCATCCGAGCAGGTCTGAGGACCGGCGCACGACTGCTCGTCTGCACCGCGCTGCTGGTGGGGCTGGTGGGCACCGCCCCGGCGTCCGCCGTCAGCACCGCGACGACGACCGAGGCGCTCAACGTCCGGTCCGGGCCCGGCACCACCTACCGCGTGCTGGGCACCCTGCGCGACGGGCAACGGGTGACCACCCTCAGCACCAGCGGGGGCTGGACGCGCATCGAGTTCCGCGACGCCAAGGCCTACGTCGCCGCGAAGTACCTGCGGACGACGGCGGCCACCCCCGTCGTCGCCACCCCCTCGGTCGCCGCGGGCAGCCTGCGGGCGACGACGACCGCGGTCAACGTCCGGACCGGTGCCGGCACCTCCCACGCCGTCCTGCGCGTGCTGGCCGGCGGCACCCGGGTCACCATGACCGGGCGGACCGCGGACGGGTTCGCCGAGGTCGTGCTCGGCAGCCGGAAGGGCTGGGTCGCCAGCACCTACCTCAAGGCGACGACCGGGGTGCCGGCCGTCGTGGGCACCCGGGTCGCCACCGCCGCCCTGGACATCCGCTCCACCGCCGCCGACGAGTACACCCGCATCGCCGAGGTGAAGAAGGGCACCAAGCTCTCTATCACCGGCGCCGTCGCCAACGGCCGCGCGCAGGTGGTCTACGCCAAGGCGGCCCGCTGGGTGACCGCCAAGTACCTCGCCGCGCCGACCGCCGACCAGCCCGCCGTGCCCGGCCTGCCGCGGGTCACCGGGACCCGCTACGCCACGGCGACCCTGGACATCCGCTCCACCAGCGCCGACTCCTACACCGCCGTCGGCGAGGTGCCGCGCGGCACGGCCCTGAGCATCACCGGCGTGGTCGTCGACGGCCGGATGCAGATCATCTGGAACAAGGCGGCCCGCTGGGTGACCGCGAAGTACCTCGCGACCAGCCGGCCCTCGGTCGACAACGGCGCCGGCGCAGGCGTCGAGCGAGGGCTGAAGCCGAACGCCGTCAAGGTGCACCGCGCCGCCCGGCTGCAGTTCCCGCAGATCACCACCTACTACGGCGTCCGCGCCGACTCCATCCCGGACCACCCCTCGGGCCGCGCGCTGGACCTGATGATCCCGTCCTACACCTCCTCGGGCGGCAAGGCGCTGGGCGGCGAGGTCGCGGCCTGGGCCCGGACCAACGCCCGCGCCCTCGGCATCCAGTACGTGATCTGGAACCAGCGCATCTGGAACATCCAGCGCGACAAGGAGGGCTGGCGCCCGATGGCGGACCGCGGCGGGGACTCGGCGAACCACAAGAACCACGTGCACATCACGGTCTACGGCTGA
- a CDS encoding tyrosine-type recombinase/integrase yields the protein MTSIERRELQQQDKSGRVRTVVRYKVRYRDGAGREHSETKRRLVDAERRRAEIELELSGGTWHDPRRGEVRLSVWAGEWLLTRHDLRPTTHARLATTLSRQVLPRFGATPLLKISNGAVRAWVAEMVASGLSPATVRKAVFALRQCLAAAISDRRLALNPAADVPLPAERSKPPRFLAQSQVERLAAEMPDQYVALVLVGAYGGLRWGEAVGLTRASIDALRSRIIVESTAIEVHGKVTLGQEPKTRRSKRTIPVARSVMRRLEQHLADHVGREPDALVFTARRGGPLFRSTFAREAWRPAVERAGLDGFTFHGLRHSFVAILVAAGCNVREVSEWAGHNSVAFTLTRYGGLFEDGSNQAVDRLDALMQGLQGGGAVVELRRD from the coding sequence ATGACGTCGATCGAGCGCCGTGAGCTGCAGCAGCAGGACAAGTCGGGTCGGGTGAGGACGGTGGTGCGCTACAAGGTTCGATACCGGGATGGGGCCGGTCGGGAGCACAGCGAGACCAAGCGCCGTCTGGTCGACGCTGAGCGGCGCAGGGCCGAGATCGAGCTCGAGCTGTCGGGTGGGACGTGGCACGACCCTCGGCGGGGTGAGGTCCGGCTGTCGGTCTGGGCGGGGGAGTGGTTGCTCACGCGTCACGATCTCCGGCCGACGACGCACGCGCGGCTGGCGACGACGTTGTCTCGGCAGGTTCTGCCGAGGTTCGGGGCGACCCCGCTGCTGAAGATCAGCAACGGTGCGGTCCGAGCCTGGGTAGCTGAGATGGTGGCGAGCGGGCTCTCGCCTGCCACGGTCCGCAAGGCGGTGTTCGCCCTGCGTCAGTGCCTAGCAGCAGCCATCTCCGACCGACGGCTCGCACTGAACCCCGCCGCCGACGTGCCACTACCGGCTGAGCGCTCGAAGCCACCTCGCTTCCTCGCACAGTCCCAGGTCGAGCGTCTCGCGGCGGAGATGCCCGATCAGTACGTCGCCCTTGTCCTGGTCGGCGCATACGGTGGGTTGCGGTGGGGTGAGGCGGTCGGGCTCACCAGGGCCAGCATCGACGCTCTCCGGTCGCGGATCATCGTCGAGTCCACAGCTATCGAGGTGCACGGCAAGGTCACGCTGGGCCAGGAGCCGAAGACGCGGCGGTCCAAGCGCACGATCCCCGTCGCCCGCTCAGTGATGAGGCGGCTCGAGCAGCACCTGGCGGATCACGTCGGCCGAGAACCTGACGCCCTGGTCTTCACCGCTCGGCGAGGTGGCCCGCTCTTCCGGTCGACCTTCGCTCGTGAGGCATGGCGTCCGGCTGTCGAGCGCGCTGGCCTCGACGGCTTCACCTTCCACGGCCTGCGGCACAGCTTCGTCGCCATCCTGGTCGCCGCTGGTTGCAACGTCCGTGAGGTCTCGGAGTGGGCCGGCCACAACAGCGTCGCCTTCACACTCACCCGGTACGGCGGCCTCTTCGAGGACGGGTCGAACCAAGCCGTCGACCGGCTCGATGCCTTGATGCAGGGGCTCCAGGGCGGCGGCGCCGTCGTCGAGCTCCGGCGGGACTGA
- a CDS encoding helix-turn-helix transcriptional regulator gives MSKRPIVTEPPERLMTLADLSEMLGVPVATLYAWRCRGEGPSGYRIGRYVRYRRSAVEAWIEGQADPVREP, from the coding sequence ATGAGCAAGAGGCCGATCGTGACGGAGCCTCCCGAGAGGCTGATGACGCTCGCCGACCTCTCGGAGATGCTCGGAGTGCCGGTCGCGACCTTGTACGCGTGGCGCTGTCGCGGGGAGGGGCCGTCGGGTTACCGGATAGGCCGCTACGTCCGCTACCGGCGCTCGGCGGTCGAGGCGTGGATCGAGGGTCAGGCCGATCCTGTCCGGGAGCCGTGA